In Longimicrobiales bacterium, a single genomic region encodes these proteins:
- a CDS encoding serine hydrolase — MPSLPRRRAALSNPIRGLMLLCVLVLPVEAVAQAGPLAGLDDYITSAMPRWEVPGLAIAVIRNDSVILARGYGVRELGRPGAVDENTLFAIASTTKAMTAAALGMLVDEDRVDWDDPVAQHLPAFQLSDPFISHDLTIRDLLTHRSGIARSDNLWIAGPFDRAEVLRRARYLPSTSGFRSEYGYHNVMYIAAGEVVAAVSGMSWDDFIERRLFQPLGMMRSTTRAAVVETRDNVAASHTDVNGNVQAVPRRNYDNIGGAGATFSSVRDMAQWIRMQLNNGVYEGTRLLSPGTMRELHTPQVVIRMDTTTERMFPNTNLRAYALGWNVQDYHGRKLVHHSGSLNWTRTQIGMVPSEGIGVIVIANYGSSNLQLALMYRVLDALMGLPARDWSAEYLELAQRSRERSEAAPAAERITGTAPSLTLADYAGTYTSELYGDVRLTVEGDRLVLSYAPDYIADLEHWHHDTFRANWRREGFGRAFVTFGLDRRARVVRMELDGFGVFTPDNPDAAPPLP, encoded by the coding sequence ATGCCGAGCCTTCCGCGGCGCCGTGCCGCGCTGTCAAATCCCATTCGCGGCCTGATGCTGCTCTGCGTCCTGGTGCTGCCGGTGGAGGCGGTCGCGCAGGCGGGCCCGCTCGCGGGGCTCGACGACTACATTACGAGCGCGATGCCGCGGTGGGAGGTGCCCGGGCTGGCGATCGCGGTCATCCGCAACGACTCGGTGATCCTTGCGCGGGGTTATGGCGTACGGGAGCTCGGCAGGCCGGGCGCGGTGGACGAAAACACGCTGTTTGCTATCGCCTCGACGACGAAGGCAATGACGGCCGCGGCGCTCGGGATGCTCGTCGACGAGGACCGCGTGGACTGGGATGATCCCGTCGCGCAGCACCTGCCCGCTTTCCAGCTCTCAGATCCGTTCATCTCCCACGACCTGACGATCCGTGACCTGCTGACGCATCGCAGCGGCATTGCACGGAGCGACAATCTGTGGATTGCGGGTCCGTTCGATCGCGCCGAGGTGCTGCGCCGCGCGCGCTACCTGCCGTCCACGAGCGGGTTCCGGTCGGAGTACGGTTACCATAACGTGATGTACATCGCGGCCGGTGAAGTAGTCGCCGCAGTCTCAGGGATGAGCTGGGACGATTTCATCGAGAGGCGGCTGTTCCAGCCCCTCGGCATGATGCGCAGCACGACGCGTGCGGCCGTGGTCGAGACGCGCGACAACGTTGCCGCCTCGCACACCGATGTGAACGGCAATGTGCAGGCGGTTCCGCGGCGCAACTACGACAACATCGGCGGTGCCGGCGCGACGTTCTCGAGTGTCCGTGACATGGCGCAGTGGATCCGCATGCAGCTGAACAACGGTGTGTACGAGGGCACACGGCTGCTGTCACCGGGCACGATGCGCGAGCTGCACACGCCGCAGGTGGTGATCCGCATGGACACGACGACCGAGCGCATGTTCCCGAACACGAACCTGCGCGCGTATGCTCTCGGCTGGAACGTGCAGGACTATCACGGCCGCAAGCTCGTCCACCATTCCGGATCGCTGAACTGGACGCGCACCCAGATCGGAATGGTGCCGTCGGAAGGCATCGGCGTGATCGTGATCGCGAACTACGGCAGCAGCAACCTGCAGCTCGCACTGATGTATCGCGTGCTGGATGCGCTCATGGGTCTGCCCGCACGCGACTGGAGCGCAGAGTATCTCGAGCTCGCACAACGCAGCCGCGAGCGGTCGGAAGCGGCGCCCGCGGCGGAGCGCATCACCGGGACCGCGCCGTCGCTCACGCTGGCAGACTACGCCGGAACGTACACGAGCGAGCTGTATGGCGATGTCCGTCTCACGGTAGAGGGCGATCGCCTGGTGCTGAGCTATGCACCGGACTACATCGCGGACCTGGAGCACTGGCATCACGATACGTTCCGGGCGAACTGGCGGCGGGAAGGGTTCGGCCGCGCCTTCGTGACGTTCGGTCTGGATCGCCGGGCGCGCGTGGTGCGGATGGAGCTGGACGGGTTCGGTGTCTTCACCCCGGACAACCCGGACGCGGCACCCCCTCTGCCATGA
- a CDS encoding FAD-dependent oxidoreductase: MRPTDVTDPAYYHRVVDCQWACPAHTNVPGYIREIAQGRFTEAYLLNRESNVFPGILGRTCDRPCEPACRRTRVDGKPVAICRLKRVAADHRDDISAMLPTAPPVKNGKRIACVGAGPASLTLANDLIPIGYDVTIFEKLPRPGGLMRTNIPSFRLPASVLDEEIGYIVDMGVDLRLNTPVDSMESLLREGYDAIFVGSGAPRGKDLDIPGRHDSDRILIGIDFLESVHFGHVTAIEPRVLIIGVGNTAMDCCRTVKRIGATDVKVMARRGRQHFKASPWELEDAEEELVEIVENHAPRRFVIEDGKLVGMEFDRVEWYDDNGRQKSRTLETVTIPCDAVILAIGQDNAFPWIERDIGIEFGDWDMPVVDKVTFQSTLAGVFFGGDAAWGPENIIWAVEHGHQAAISVHLHCTGSPLTERPPQGMNLLSEKMGLHQWSYSNAYSAASRAKMVHVDLEQRFRDLGVEVELGFDPAQTAAEVQRCLNCDIQTHFTAELCIECDACIDICPVDCLTITYPGEEADLRTRLTAVTAHPEQPLYVSASLPQTARVMVKDEDVCVHCGLCAERCPTAAWDMRRFELLMPYAGVPAGAAKYPPLPVLT, translated from the coding sequence ATGCGGCCGACGGACGTTACCGACCCCGCGTATTACCATCGTGTGGTGGACTGCCAGTGGGCGTGTCCGGCACACACGAACGTGCCCGGCTACATCCGCGAGATCGCGCAGGGCCGCTTCACCGAGGCGTACCTGCTCAATCGTGAGTCGAACGTGTTCCCCGGCATTCTCGGGCGCACATGCGACCGACCCTGCGAGCCGGCATGCCGGCGCACCCGCGTCGATGGCAAGCCGGTCGCGATCTGCCGCCTGAAGCGCGTCGCCGCGGATCACCGCGACGACATCTCGGCAATGCTGCCCACCGCCCCGCCGGTGAAGAACGGGAAGCGTATTGCGTGTGTCGGCGCAGGGCCGGCGTCGCTCACGCTCGCCAACGATCTCATCCCGATCGGCTACGACGTCACGATCTTCGAGAAGCTGCCGCGTCCCGGCGGGCTCATGCGCACGAACATCCCGTCGTTCCGCCTGCCGGCCAGCGTGCTGGATGAGGAGATCGGCTACATCGTGGACATGGGCGTCGACCTGCGCCTGAACACGCCCGTCGACAGCATGGAGTCCCTGCTGCGCGAGGGGTACGATGCGATCTTCGTCGGCAGCGGTGCGCCCCGCGGCAAGGACCTGGACATCCCGGGCCGCCATGACAGCGACCGCATCCTGATCGGCATCGACTTCCTCGAGTCCGTGCATTTCGGCCACGTCACGGCGATCGAGCCGCGCGTTCTCATCATCGGCGTCGGCAACACGGCCATGGACTGCTGCCGTACTGTCAAGCGCATCGGCGCCACGGACGTTAAGGTGATGGCGCGCCGCGGCCGCCAGCACTTCAAGGCGTCACCGTGGGAGCTCGAGGATGCGGAGGAGGAGCTGGTCGAGATCGTCGAGAACCACGCGCCGCGCCGCTTCGTGATCGAGGACGGGAAACTCGTCGGCATGGAGTTCGACCGCGTCGAGTGGTATGACGACAACGGCCGGCAGAAGAGCCGCACGCTCGAGACCGTCACCATCCCGTGCGACGCCGTCATCCTCGCGATCGGTCAGGATAACGCGTTCCCGTGGATCGAGCGCGACATCGGCATCGAGTTCGGCGACTGGGACATGCCCGTCGTCGACAAGGTGACGTTCCAGAGCACGCTGGCCGGCGTCTTCTTCGGTGGCGACGCCGCGTGGGGGCCCGAGAATATCATCTGGGCCGTAGAGCACGGGCACCAGGCCGCGATCTCCGTGCATCTGCATTGCACCGGCTCACCGCTCACGGAACGCCCGCCGCAGGGCATGAACCTGCTCAGCGAGAAGATGGGGCTGCACCAGTGGTCGTACAGCAACGCTTACAGCGCGGCGTCGCGTGCGAAGATGGTGCATGTCGATCTCGAGCAGCGCTTCCGCGACCTCGGTGTCGAGGTGGAACTGGGGTTCGATCCCGCTCAGACAGCCGCCGAAGTGCAGCGCTGCCTGAACTGCGACATCCAGACCCATTTCACCGCCGAGCTGTGCATCGAATGCGACGCCTGTATCGACATCTGCCCCGTGGACTGCCTCACGATCACGTATCCGGGCGAGGAAGCGGACCTGCGTACACGCCTGACCGCCGTCACGGCGCACCCGGAGCAGCCGCTGTACGTCTCCGCCAGCCTCCCGCAGACCGCACGCGTCATGGTCAAGGATGAAGACGTCTGCGTCCACTGCGGGCTCTGCGCCGAGCGCTGCCCGACGGCGGCGTGGGACATGAGGCGGTTCGAGCTGCTCATGCCGTACGCAGGCGTGCCCGCGGGAGCGGCGAAGTACCCACCCCTGCCGGTTCTCACATGA
- a CDS encoding 2-oxoacid:acceptor oxidoreductase subunit alpha: MIAEHLANAVPLDNDGRPTAKVNDFAFRIATVNGTGSASANGLLLQAIFRMGIPVSGKNVFPSNIQGLPTWYEIRVNHSGHVARTPRFDLVVAMNNATYGRDLAELHPGAYVLFDSSWPMPEALQRADLNYLGVPIARLCADAFSGGRERLLLGNIAYVGALAALFDIPLDVIDTLLGEQFAKKKKLLDANHVAVRLGHDYATSHFQCPLPIRLQAMPATDDHVLIDGNTAAALGCVYAGATVGAWYPITPATSLMDAFRAFCARYRRDPATGENLYHIAQAEDELAAAGIVIGASWAGARSFTPTSGPGISLMSEFIGLAYYAEVPAVFFDIQRTGPSTGMPTRTQQGDLMLTAYASHGDTKHIVLYPGDPGECFTMAVAAFDLAERFQTPVFVLSDLDIAMNDWRCPRFTWDDAYRPDRGKVLTAAELEQLPQYFRYLDVDGDGIAARTLPGVHPRGAYFTRGSGHTKLGTYTEDADDYVEVMERLAQKIDSAGAAVPAAVIRRSTPDIAAHIGLVSLGSCDAAVREAVDVMAGGGLGVDYMRIRGFPFGAEVETFLLEHETVFVIEQNRDGQLRSLLLLETAATKERLKSICVYGGIPLAAEDVVRGVLGEAAALSGGAGSALRPAPDAPGAPAHTLAAPGNPGVTATRRAGSPATESHSP; the protein is encoded by the coding sequence ATGATTGCTGAGCATCTCGCGAACGCAGTGCCACTCGACAATGACGGGCGCCCCACAGCGAAGGTGAACGACTTTGCCTTCCGCATCGCGACCGTCAACGGCACAGGCTCCGCCAGTGCGAACGGCCTGCTCCTCCAGGCGATCTTCCGCATGGGGATTCCCGTGTCGGGTAAGAACGTGTTCCCCTCGAACATTCAGGGACTGCCGACCTGGTACGAGATCCGGGTGAACCATAGCGGCCACGTCGCACGCACGCCGCGGTTCGATCTCGTCGTCGCGATGAACAACGCGACATACGGCCGCGACCTCGCCGAGCTGCACCCCGGTGCATACGTGCTGTTCGACTCGTCCTGGCCCATGCCGGAAGCGTTGCAGCGGGCGGACCTCAACTACCTCGGCGTTCCGATCGCACGGCTCTGCGCTGACGCGTTCTCCGGCGGACGCGAGCGCCTGCTGCTCGGCAACATCGCATACGTCGGCGCGCTCGCCGCGCTCTTCGATATCCCGCTCGATGTCATCGATACGCTGCTTGGCGAGCAGTTCGCGAAGAAGAAGAAACTCCTCGATGCGAACCACGTCGCCGTGCGCCTCGGTCATGACTATGCGACTTCGCATTTCCAGTGTCCGCTGCCGATCCGGCTGCAGGCCATGCCCGCCACCGATGACCACGTGCTGATCGATGGCAATACGGCCGCTGCCCTCGGCTGCGTCTATGCCGGCGCCACCGTGGGCGCCTGGTATCCGATCACGCCCGCGACATCGCTCATGGACGCGTTCCGCGCCTTCTGCGCGCGATACCGGCGCGACCCGGCGACGGGCGAGAACCTGTACCATATCGCGCAGGCGGAGGACGAGCTGGCTGCGGCCGGCATCGTGATCGGTGCGAGCTGGGCGGGTGCACGATCGTTCACGCCGACGAGCGGCCCCGGCATCTCGCTCATGTCCGAGTTCATCGGCCTCGCCTACTACGCCGAGGTGCCGGCGGTCTTCTTCGATATCCAGCGCACGGGCCCATCCACGGGCATGCCGACCCGGACGCAGCAGGGCGACCTGATGCTGACGGCGTACGCGTCGCACGGCGATACGAAGCACATCGTGCTCTACCCGGGCGATCCCGGCGAATGCTTCACCATGGCCGTCGCCGCGTTCGATCTCGCCGAGCGTTTCCAGACGCCTGTGTTCGTGCTCAGCGACCTCGACATCGCGATGAACGACTGGCGCTGCCCCCGCTTCACGTGGGACGACGCATACCGCCCCGATCGCGGCAAGGTGCTGACCGCCGCGGAGCTCGAGCAACTGCCTCAGTACTTTCGCTACCTGGACGTGGACGGCGACGGCATCGCGGCCCGCACGCTGCCGGGTGTGCACCCGCGCGGGGCGTATTTCACGCGCGGCTCCGGCCACACGAAGCTCGGCACGTACACCGAGGACGCCGACGACTACGTCGAGGTCATGGAGCGACTCGCACAAAAGATCGACAGCGCGGGCGCCGCTGTACCCGCGGCCGTGATCCGGCGCAGCACGCCGGACATCGCGGCGCACATCGGCCTCGTGTCGCTCGGCAGCTGTGACGCGGCGGTTCGCGAAGCTGTCGACGTGATGGCGGGCGGCGGACTGGGCGTCGACTACATGCGGATCCGTGGTTTCCCGTTCGGCGCGGAAGTCGAGACGTTCCTGCTCGAGCACGAGACGGTGTTCGTCATCGAGCAGAACCGCGACGGGCAGCTGCGCAGTCTGCTGTTGCTCGAGACGGCTGCGACGAAGGAGCGGCTCAAGTCGATCTGCGTATACGGCGGCATACCGCTGGCCGCGGAGGACGTCGTCAGGGGAGTGCTCGGTGAGGCCGCGGCGCTGAGTGGTGGAGCCGGCTCCGCCCTGCGCCCCGCCCCGGACGCACCGGGAGCCCCGGCGCACACCCTTGCGGCACCGGGTAACCCGGGCGTCACCGCAACCCGGCGCGCGGGATCTCCAGCCACGGAGTCTCATTCACCATGA
- a CDS encoding 2-oxoacid:ferredoxin oxidoreductase subunit beta produces MTTSIPKPRVHHPGLERNAIGLTRRDYEGAMSTLCAGCGHDSVTAAIIRAFWELSIPPHKVAKLSGIGCSSKTPTYFLREAHGFNSVHGRMPSIATGAGAANRELIMIGISGDGDSLSIGLGQFCHAMRRGVRMLYVLENNGVYGLTKGQFSASADIGTKAKRGQVNRNAPIDPVLLALSLGATFVARGFSGDKEQLVPILKAGLAHRGFAFVDVISPCVTFNDHEGSTKSYRFTRAHMKEVVSADFVDAVPGGSNGDGMAAPDLVPIRTEITAAYAPGSTHDVRMHDGSTVRLRKVADDFEPGDRDAVYAYVRERQQAGEIPTGLLYMQPDAADMHEMEGTTDTPLTTIDYEALCPGADALDSLMDEFR; encoded by the coding sequence ATGACGACGTCGATCCCGAAGCCCCGCGTCCACCATCCCGGCCTCGAGCGCAATGCGATCGGCCTCACGCGGCGCGATTACGAGGGCGCGATGTCCACGCTGTGCGCCGGCTGCGGCCATGATTCCGTGACGGCAGCGATCATTCGCGCGTTCTGGGAGCTGAGCATCCCGCCGCACAAGGTCGCGAAGCTCAGCGGCATCGGCTGTTCGTCGAAGACACCGACGTACTTCCTGCGCGAGGCGCACGGCTTCAACTCGGTGCACGGACGCATGCCGTCCATCGCTACGGGCGCCGGTGCCGCGAATCGCGAGCTCATCATGATCGGGATCTCCGGTGACGGCGACTCGCTGTCGATCGGGCTCGGCCAGTTCTGCCATGCCATGCGTCGCGGCGTGCGCATGCTCTATGTCCTCGAGAACAACGGCGTCTACGGCCTCACGAAGGGACAGTTCTCCGCGTCCGCCGACATCGGTACGAAGGCAAAGCGGGGCCAGGTGAATCGCAACGCGCCCATCGATCCCGTGCTCCTGGCGCTCTCGCTCGGCGCCACGTTCGTCGCGCGCGGCTTCTCCGGCGACAAGGAGCAGCTCGTGCCCATCCTCAAGGCGGGTCTCGCGCACAGAGGCTTCGCTTTCGTCGACGTCATCTCGCCGTGCGTTACGTTCAACGACCACGAGGGCTCCACCAAGAGCTACCGCTTCACGCGCGCGCACATGAAGGAAGTCGTCTCCGCCGACTTCGTCGACGCCGTTCCAGGAGGCTCCAACGGTGACGGCATGGCCGCCCCGGACCTCGTCCCGATCCGGACCGAGATCACCGCCGCCTACGCACCCGGCAGCACCCACGACGTGCGCATGCACGACGGCAGCACCGTCCGCCTGCGCAAGGTCGCCGACGACTTCGAGCCGGGCGACCGCGATGCCGTCTACGCCTATGTCCGCGAGCGTCAGCAGGCCGGCGAGATCCCCACGGGCCTGCTCTACATGCAGCCCGATGCGGCCGACATGCACGAAATGGAAGGCACCACGGATACGCCGCTGACGACGATCGATTACGAGGCGCTGTGCCCTGGAGCCGACGCGCTCGATTCACTCATGGACGAGTTCAGGTAG
- a CDS encoding RES family NAD+ phosphorylase, with translation MELKPTEPPRRRVRWRTCYRIIPSRFPPIDLFERVAGAEDLAAVHELESLTNDRLRDQLGQIHMVPAAERVAGPGAGYVMAAFTHPAPAGARFNDGRLGAYYAARALETAIAESSYHRAKFMLATRERPMELDMRVLEAELDARLHDLRGRRDTLPDIYDPEDYGASQGLAARLRGEGSDGIAYDSVRHDGGQCVAIFRPRRIRTCRASLHLTYVWDGTRIAQVYEKREYPAD, from the coding sequence ATGGAGCTGAAGCCCACAGAGCCGCCGCGGCGCCGGGTCCGGTGGCGGACGTGTTACCGCATCATCCCGAGCCGTTTTCCGCCGATCGACCTGTTCGAGCGGGTGGCGGGTGCGGAGGACCTGGCCGCCGTGCACGAGCTGGAGTCACTGACGAACGACCGGCTGCGTGACCAGCTGGGGCAGATCCACATGGTGCCCGCGGCGGAGCGTGTGGCCGGCCCGGGTGCGGGATACGTGATGGCGGCGTTCACGCACCCCGCGCCGGCCGGCGCGCGCTTCAACGATGGGCGGCTGGGCGCGTACTACGCGGCGCGTGCACTGGAAACGGCGATCGCGGAGAGCAGCTATCATCGTGCGAAGTTCATGCTGGCGACGCGGGAGCGGCCGATGGAGCTCGACATGCGGGTGCTGGAGGCGGAGCTGGACGCGCGCCTGCACGACCTGCGCGGGCGCCGCGACACGCTCCCCGACATCTATGACCCCGAGGACTACGGCGCATCGCAGGGACTGGCGGCCCGGCTGCGCGGGGAGGGCAGTGACGGCATCGCGTACGACAGCGTGCGCCATGACGGCGGTCAGTGCGTGGCGATCTTCCGGCCGCGCCGGATCCGCACATGCCGCGCATCGCTGCATCTGACGTACGTCTGGGATGGTACCCGGATCGCGCAGGTCTATGAGAAGAGGGAGTATCCGGCCGACTGA
- a CDS encoding MbcA/ParS/Xre antitoxin family protein, which produces MALPAASDRPVTEPQMAQAGLRTFFRIAGLWDLSVEEQITLLGSPARSTYFKWKREGVESLPRDVLERISYVLGIYKDLQLLLPDEEAADTWVRRPNDAPPFGGRSALERMLSGNVSDLYEVRRYLDAERGG; this is translated from the coding sequence ATGGCATTGCCCGCAGCATCAGACCGGCCGGTCACTGAACCGCAGATGGCGCAGGCCGGCTTACGGACGTTCTTCCGAATTGCCGGACTGTGGGATCTGAGCGTTGAAGAACAGATCACGCTGCTCGGGTCGCCGGCGCGGTCGACATATTTCAAGTGGAAGCGTGAGGGTGTGGAGTCGCTGCCGCGCGACGTGCTGGAGCGGATCTCGTACGTGCTGGGGATCTACAAGGATCTGCAGCTGCTGCTGCCGGACGAAGAGGCGGCTGACACGTGGGTGCGGCGGCCGAACGATGCGCCGCCGTTTGGCGGACGGAGTGCGCTGGAGCGAATGCTGTCGGGAAACGTCTCCGACCTCTATGAAGTTCGGCGTTACCTGGATGCGGAGCGGGGCGGCTGA
- a CDS encoding EAL domain-containing protein yields the protein MGSTPVRVLLVDADTHGISRFSGMLQAQRVPRFQVETARTIGAAERLLSDHTPDIILLNLFGWKPGGLAALALVQAVAPATPVIVTAPSEQEHIALKAVKGGAHDYVLTDQVYDTLLVRSIRHALERYQAEERRRAAVDALRVSERRYRALFEQSRDALYITDSSGKIVEGNAALVELFGYGIDELYGRQLEFLFADPFDWELVQTELQVRGYAREVEVRLRRSDGVQLWCLLSVARRVDDDVEVRGFQGIIHDITDRKRAEERLRYNALHDPLTGLPNRVLFVDRLGTALARWRREPQHRCAVLFMDLDRFKVVNDSLGHAVGDALLMRVAGALASSVRAHETVARLGGDEFAILLEVETDDDAVHAAQRVQQRLADSFQLQGQTMFTSASIGIAFPDDPEQQPDDLLRNADMAMYSAKKTGPARMEVFAPSMHVSAINLLELETDLRTAVARDELTLFYQPIVSLPDQSIIGLEALIRWRHPRRGLLLPHEFIPIAEETGMIVSIGWWVLREACRQGRALLESSAPGTCPYIAVNLSSRQIALPDLAEEVLDILDETGMPGSLLSLEITESSLVPNADAAARGLAQLRAAGVRICIDDFGTGYSSLAYLHSLPIDGLKIDRSFISLLGSSTDRSELVQTIITLAARLGISTVAEGVETTAQLQHLEHLGPASFQGFLFSRPVEAAAVGPLLAR from the coding sequence ATGGGCTCAACTCCCGTCCGGGTGCTGCTGGTCGACGCTGACACCCACGGCATTTCGCGCTTCAGCGGGATGCTGCAGGCGCAGCGTGTGCCCAGGTTCCAGGTCGAGACAGCCCGCACGATCGGCGCCGCCGAGCGCCTCCTCAGCGACCATACGCCCGATATCATCCTGCTCAACCTGTTCGGCTGGAAGCCGGGCGGGCTCGCCGCGCTGGCGCTGGTCCAGGCAGTGGCACCTGCGACGCCGGTGATCGTGACCGCGCCATCGGAGCAGGAGCACATTGCACTCAAGGCGGTGAAGGGCGGGGCGCACGACTATGTGCTGACGGACCAGGTCTATGACACGCTGCTCGTGCGCTCGATCCGGCATGCGCTGGAGCGCTATCAGGCAGAGGAGCGGCGGCGCGCTGCGGTGGATGCGCTGCGCGTGAGCGAGCGACGCTATCGTGCGTTGTTCGAGCAGTCGCGCGACGCGCTGTATATCACGGACAGCAGCGGGAAGATCGTGGAGGGCAACGCGGCGCTCGTAGAGCTGTTCGGCTACGGCATCGATGAGCTGTACGGTCGCCAGCTGGAGTTCCTGTTCGCCGATCCATTCGACTGGGAGCTGGTGCAGACGGAGCTGCAGGTGCGCGGCTATGCGCGCGAGGTGGAAGTCAGGCTGCGCCGCAGCGATGGTGTTCAGCTCTGGTGTCTGCTGTCCGTTGCTCGCCGTGTCGATGACGATGTCGAGGTGCGCGGATTTCAGGGGATTATCCACGACATCACCGATCGCAAGCGCGCGGAGGAGCGGTTGCGCTACAACGCGCTGCACGATCCGCTGACCGGCCTGCCGAACCGGGTGCTGTTTGTCGATCGTCTGGGGACGGCCCTGGCGCGCTGGCGGCGCGAGCCACAGCATCGATGTGCGGTCCTGTTCATGGACCTGGACCGCTTCAAGGTCGTGAACGACAGCCTGGGCCACGCCGTGGGCGATGCGCTCCTCATGCGCGTTGCGGGTGCTCTCGCCTCCTCCGTGCGTGCACACGAGACCGTCGCGCGTCTGGGCGGCGACGAGTTCGCGATCCTGCTCGAGGTGGAGACGGACGACGACGCCGTGCACGCCGCGCAACGCGTGCAGCAGCGGCTCGCCGACTCGTTTCAGTTGCAGGGCCAGACGATGTTCACGTCCGCCAGCATCGGCATCGCCTTCCCGGACGATCCGGAACAGCAGCCGGACGACCTCCTTCGCAATGCGGACATGGCGATGTACTCGGCGAAGAAGACGGGGCCCGCACGCATGGAGGTCTTCGCGCCGAGCATGCACGTCAGCGCGATCAACCTGCTCGAGCTGGAGACGGATCTGCGCACGGCCGTCGCGCGCGATGAGCTCACGCTGTTCTATCAGCCGATCGTGTCGCTGCCCGACCAGTCGATCATTGGACTCGAGGCGCTCATCCGCTGGCGCCACCCGCGCCGCGGGCTGCTCCTGCCCCATGAGTTCATTCCGATCGCCGAAGAGACCGGCATGATCGTCAGCATCGGCTGGTGGGTCCTGCGCGAGGCCTGTCGCCAGGGTCGCGCACTCCTCGAGTCGAGCGCGCCGGGCACCTGTCCCTACATTGCGGTCAACCTGTCCAGCCGCCAGATCGCACTGCCGGATCTCGCCGAGGAGGTGCTGGATATTCTCGACGAAACGGGAATGCCGGGCTCGCTGCTGTCGCTCGAGATCACCGAGAGCTCCCTCGTGCCGAACGCCGACGCCGCCGCGCGCGGGCTGGCGCAGCTCCGTGCCGCCGGTGTGCGCATCTGCATTGACGACTTCGGCACCGGCTATTCGTCCCTCGCCTATCTCCACTCACTGCCGATCGACGGCCTCAAGATCGACCGCTCCTTCATCAGCCTGCTCGGCTCCAGCACCGACCGCTCCGAGCTGGTCCAGACCATCATCACGCTCGCCGCACGACTGGGCATCTCCACGGTCGCCGAGGGCGTCGAGACGACGGCCCAGCTGCAGCACCTCGAGCATCTCGGCCCCGCGTCATTCCAGGGCTTCCTCTTCTCCCGGCCCGTCGAGGCCGCCGCGGTCGGCCCGCTGCTCGCCCGCTAG